Sequence from the Crassostrea angulata isolate pt1a10 chromosome 9, ASM2561291v2, whole genome shotgun sequence genome:
ATATGGGTTTTTGtaatgtttgatttgatatttctatAAGGCTGCATCTGAGTACATGTACCAAAATTTCAGAATAGGACAATTTTAGACTGCTTATTAACATAAAAAcggaaaaaattatgtacaagaTTGTGGCCACTTtcgttttttgttattttctattttcaagATGAACAAAAATAGATGTTTTCATTGATCAGCTAAAACGTAAGATGAGTTTCTTTAATATGACAACGCCTAAATAAATACTTAAAAGTAAAAATCGACTTAAGTTgacaaatgatttaaatttaagaaaaataaaactgttcCATGAAGAAATTGGAGtatttttattagtttattaGTCCTTAGAaacaatgtatttaaattactcACAATTACATACCGTGTATTGCAGATAAAATGGTCAACATTGTTTTGtagtaaaaacaaatatacaattatattgATGTCATGATGGATACaagaagaaatattatttaaaaaacctcaacatttcttataatttaattgCTATTTAATGAACATGAAGTTATCTGTGTGCCCTTGTACTCTACATAAATGACGTAACAAGTGTAAacaaatgacgtcataaagtagctgagagagagagtttgtagacacatttaaaatttcaaaaccgCTTTATTATCAAATCAGAAGTCAGATTCAAGACACGATATTTGTGTAGTCATCTTTATATTTGGTACAACGTTATCAGATATTTATACTAGTAAATCAGACATTGAATGTTTGCAATCCTGTTGAAGTAATTAAATCAACTAAAAAAACTATTTTCACAAGAAAAAATAATAGTGATCATATTGCTATGTGCATTGTGGGCAAGTTTATATAAGATTATAGGAGTTGACAGTGTTGCTGATTTCTATATAATCACCGATAAATCTGGAGTGGGAAAAAATAccctttcaatttttcaaaaatccgtCAAACTATAGATAATGTAATCGtgcagtttttaatttttacctcAACTAAAAAGCTCTTACAGTAACTTTGAAAGCAAGATGTTCATATGCatcaaacatttaaattgatttgtttattatcatgcttttagataaaaaaaaaaaaatcaactacccggtacattgattttaaatacagTTTGCCCATCGTCTCTGTACGTTAATCTTGTACATTGAGCGTTGACAGGGGTGCAACCGAAACTTGCGTaacacgacctctggtgagagaatgcaAACTATTATGAtgataatgtataaaattatataacatgaaacaaaattaatttcttactGCAAAAGGCAAAGAAGTAATGgataaaatatgtcttttttaCATTATACCAGCACATCCTTTCAGTAATTATTATTTGAAGAACGTTTTCAATACATTTCATGATGTCATGACATTATTGGTTAACTGAATAGCTATAAACAATGATATGTTTAGATAACTTTTATATGAAAACCGTagaagatattttcaaaaatcaaactgttttGAAACTGGTTAATTCCCCAAATATTTCacttaaaatttcattaactttGAAAACAGGGCCGATTTTGCTGTTTATCGTACCCAGTTCTTAGAAATTATATTGTAgcttattaatttttcattgttgattttaattttgcatcTACTATATCCATATTAATATATTGATCTTTCCAGTTTGATATGTCATCGTTTgctcattattattattaaattatgagtttattacattattTGATATGTGTTCAATTTTTACAGACAGAAGAACTGGATTGCAAAAGTTTaccagaaatacatgtaccatctgATTCAGGAACCCCAACagtaattaatttataaatgaaataataatttcaagATACTATAGCTGAATTgctacatttatatatatgcaCTAAACCAATCATTaattaataatgtttttaataatgAGTATTacattggtttttgtttttttttaggtcatTTTCAAAAGAGATGCCACTGATAATGTTTTACCCCAGAGTAATACGTAAGTAGACCTGTCATACCGGTAAATACTAActtaatattgtcattttcaGGTTCCATGGTTCCATCTCAGCATAGACCTGAAAAATGtagcattttcaaaatatcagggtttttttttttaattctttttatatatacataaccATAATcctgtggggttttttttgttgcttGTCAAGATTGCTGATAAGTTtagcgccccccccccactttcaatttgcttccaacACCACTGAATATTAATAATTGGCTGCCTAAGTAATGGTTCTacctatgtacatgtagcaatacTCTTAGAATACTTGTTTATCATTAGGGGCTTTAACATATTCCATACCATTTCAACATGAGATAACCCTTTAactaataaatatcataaaaatttattttatgatcTTTAGCAGTGCACACAAGTCTTTAAATACAGcaattctcaattttacaaaaatattgatggtgaggtacatgtactttatttggATACATGTTAATTAATATTCACACATGACAGGTATTTGTGACATTGAAAAACTGGTCTATTTTTCTGTATTCTATTTCAGGAATGTAACAGCTGAAGAAATTCTTAGACAACTCAGAGAGAATATAAAAACTGAtgggaaaaaaaatgtgattaacGTAGATAGAAACAATGTATTGGGCACAAAAGAAtcatttaaaagagaaaaattcaTGGCTGAACATCCATTATTTGTACGATTCTCAGGGGAAAAGGGAATTGATGATGGGGGTCCATCAAGGGAATTTATGAGAATTATAATACAAGCAGTGTCAGAGTCTTCTATTTTCGAAGGCGAGTCCAGAAGAAAGATGCTTTTGCAAAACCTGCTaggtaatttaattttgatatttcatttttagctcacctgcgctgaaagctcaagtgagcttttgaTTATAGTCATATTTTATCTGTTGTTTGtctgtataaatttttaaaatttttttacttCCTTTCAAAAACCatgaccaatttcaaccaaacctAACACAAAGCATCCTTGTGAAGGgggttcaattttttaaaataaggaccATGTCCTCTTATATGGGGAGATAAttagtaaatgatattttctttgaaattttataaaatcttctgaagaccatttggccaggaatgTTGAAACTTATCATTACTTATGTGTAATCATCTTCagggagtgtagattcaagtttgatttCAACagtttagaatctacactacataagaatgcttccacataagttctaactttcttggccaaataccATGCAGGTATGGTTTTTaattagaagatttttaaagattttcccaaAGATTTCAAGAGTACAGGTAGTTGgaaattgttgctcaggtgagcatgGCCtcttggcctcttgttaaaaatgACTTGCTGAGGCAACTGAGTGTTTTGTTTCAATTGTAACCATATTACTTGTGCTGCTCAGGTGATCAATGCGGCCACTGGACTtcttatttctttcatttttcttatttaagcTGAAGAGAATGGTGATTATGAAACATATGGGAAAATAATAGCCTATTGCTTGGTTCATGGTGGACCAGCACCCACCTTTATGTCAGAGTTTTTGTTTGGGCTTTTAGCCTATGGTCCTGATTCAGCAGACCCTACCATTGATGACATTGTTGATGATGAATATAAACAACAAGTTCAGAAGGTATTTTTAATAGATGAAAGCcaaatgattacatgtataatattattatattttatgccCCATTTGATAAAAAGGTGTATAATATTTTGCACCTGTTGGTCTTTTGGTCAGTATATATATGCAggttgattggttaatttatcaattaatatcCTGTCTTAAAAACCATTTGCTGGACAGCCATCAATCTTGGTACTAAGGTACATGTATCCCCAGAGGAGTAGGAGATTCCTACTTAATTTGAGGTCACAATGTCAATGTTCATACTATATTCTGGACATTATAAGGAATTTTAAGATATTGTCTGCTAAttttctgtagaaaaaaacCCCTTATAGCATGTCTGTTCAATAGCTTGTGAAAATATTGACCCTTTTAACTTCAATATTACTAATTAGGAGTAGGGGGAGTATATATGTTTCTTAcagattttttctttgtttcagaTTGAAATATCTACAGATATTTCGTCTTTTTTTGATGCTGTGGATCCAATGAGACCCCTTTTGGATTATATTGGTGCTCTTCCATTGGCAgtaccaaaaaagaaaaatgagcTTGTGCATGCTTTATGTAGACACATTGCTGTCACAAGGATTGAGAAGTCACTTAAACAGTGAGTTGACATAATGTTGAATAGCTTTGTAACTCACCTGTGCAAGGTGAAAATCAGGAAATATCAAAAATAGAATACTCAAGTTATTGAATCTCATAAAAGCAGtgctttaaggtcagacgacacgttcctcaattttatattttttccaggAATATGTAATtgatttactactactttgacaactTTTCTTACAAAAAGTATACCTTACCTGAATAAGGCATTTCTGCAAGAtgctagagtatgcaatttcctatacaatcttcttgaaaatacacttgaattgctgatacaaaaatatttggcATATAGGGAAAATTCACtatgttggagctccacctcggccggggcttgaactaaAGACCTATGGAATCTACTCTCCTAGCAGTGAGTGGCCACCgctctaaccactcggccatcttaggcatgtacatatcaaaaaataaaattttaatcattataaaaatgattataaataataataataattttgttggAATTCTTTATTAAGAGGAGAATATACAAAAAgatgctcgaggaacgtgtctGACCTTAACAAGAAtcattgatacatgtagttgtaaatGACAAATTGAATAGTTTTGAATGGAGTGGGAATGTGAATTTTATTAGATTTGtgaagtaaattttatataggaaAATTAGGTTTTAGTTGTTTACATTATTAGGATAAATAATGAGATTGTGTTAAATAGATTGGAAAAAACATACCAATTTACCTTTCTGGTACTGCCGATGTGATAACTCAAGTAAATGATTACTTGTAGACAACTCTTAATTAAGAGCATATGTTAGTGCTACTACACTCCATTCTTAttttaaccaattaaaaatttaactttattatgtgTGCAAAGTGTAATTGTAGGTCTCCAAAAAAGTCCCACTGCATACtatagattaaaaagatatttaaaatatatgactgtatactagtagtttttgcataattttttctcaccaataatcaatgtaaaattaatggtCTAGATAAACCAAGGATTAGTTGTATCGTATCTTTCGTCAATTACAGAAAATTTATCAGAAATGAAACATAAACTTATAATGTCCACAAAAACTTGTTTTACAGGTTCACTAAAGGTCTAAAATGCCTTGGTGTACTTGACAGGATCAGAAATTATCCTGATGCCATGAGAGGGCTCTTTGTCCATAAAAGTGATCTTGTTGTTGATGCGGTGGAAATGGACAACAtgttt
This genomic interval carries:
- the LOC128163700 gene encoding G2/M phase-specific E3 ubiquitin-protein ligase-like isoform X3, with amino-acid sequence MLNHIMDEILDEIGLGNLKGLFEDHKGEPQKKIKFSKENDEKVQDASDDDFEPLPKLVLKKSKKRKPSGDVRDKKVEELDQPQCSHEADLRTPTTEELDCKSLPEIHVPSDSGTPTVIFKRDATDNVLPQSNTNVTAEEILRQLRENIKTDGKKNVINVDRNNVLGTKESFKREKFMAEHPLFVRFSGEKGIDDGGPSREFMRIIIQAVSESSIFEGESRRKMLLQNLLAEENGDYETYGKIIAYCLVHGGPAPTFMSEFLFGLLAYGPDSADPTIDDIVDDEYKQQVQKIEISTDISSFFDAVDPMRPLLDYIGALPLAVPKKKNELVHALCRHIAVTRIEKSLKQFTKGLKCLGVLDRIRNYPDAMRGLFVHKSDLVVDAVEMDNMFVVEFSEEGSNKYINELRIQTYWRDYLLEIEDTPDKFKSILVFVTGLDSVPPLIGFSPPLKLKFRHPEADENFSVFATPYANTCFNTLSIPVTETYNAFKEVMDNALDLGCLFTDH